The following DNA comes from Hypomesus transpacificus isolate Combined female chromosome 5, fHypTra1, whole genome shotgun sequence.
CCTCTTGTGTTCCTACACGGTCTGTTTGGCAGCAAATCTAACTTCCACTCAATTGCCAAATCCCTTGTGCAACGGACAGGCAGGAAGGTAACGCTGATTGTTGGGAGACTGTCTTAGAGGATCTATCAAGACCTAAAGTCATAGGAGTAGCTTCAAGTGATAACATTACGATTTCTCCATGTCACATGGTCTcctcgctctcccccccccccccccatccaaccCTAGTGTTCTAACTGTCCTTTGTCCAGTTAGGTGCTGACAGTGGATGCCCGTAACCATGGTACCAGCACGCACAACCCAGAGTTGACCTACGAGGCAATGACTAGTGACCTGAAACACCTGCTTGCCCAGCTGCACATTGGGAAGTGTGTCCTAATTGGACACAGCATGGGAGGCAAGGTAGCCATGACGACCGCTCTGTCGCAGGTGAATACCCCCAGAGTGATAAATGGCATTCCTGATGTTACATTCATCACATTAAGGAATGACTTTGATTagagtgttttttttgtgtgttttttttatacgTCAGCTAAGCACCTTCTTTATCCCTCACTTCTTCTAACTcaccccccttcctctgccctcctaATCTGTTTCCTTCCTGGTCCCCCTCCTCGTCTCTGTCCAGCCCAGTCTAGTGGAGaggttggtggtggtggacatCAGCCCAGCTCAGACCACCACACGCACCAACTTCCGCTCCTACATTCAAGCCATGAAGGATGTGAAGATCTCCAGTGACATCCCTCGCTCCACTGCAAGACGTATGGCTGAGGACCAGCTTCGCAAACTGGTCAAGGTCAGATCCACCATGCGGTTGTTCTCCCTTCCCCTTATCCCTCGAGGGCTCACAGGTCTAAAAGAGAGCTTGGCACTGTGTGGGGTGCACCTCTACGCATTCGTAGAGGTGCACTCTCGATTTTCATAATCACTCTACATACTTTTTCCAGACCCAGCGTAAAAGGTCAAAGTACACATCTTGAGCAGTGATGTCATATTAACAGACTGGATTTACTGTGTTCTAAATGCTTCACAGGAGCACTCAGTGCGTCAGTTCTTGTTGACCAATCTAGTGGAGCAGAATGGTCAATATGCATGGAGGGTCAACTTGGATGCCATCTCGGCGCACCTTGATGACATCATGAGCTTTCCGGACTTTCCTAACACCTACGAGGGTCCCACTCTTTTTTTGGGTGGAGCCAGCTCTGCTTACATCAGGTAAACCTCCTAGACAACTACTGGTAATAACTTGGAAATAAATGTAGGTTGATCCCATGAAATGGTTGTCACGGACACCATGTGCTTTGTCGTACATCTTATCACTAATCAATTGTATTTCTCTTTCACTGTCCCCTGTGCTATCACCCTACCATCCACCCCCTTCCCAGCTCCGATGACTACCCAGAGATCCAAAGGTTGTTCCCTTGTGCAGATATACAGTACATCCCTGATGCAAGCCACTGGATCCATGCTGACAAACCTCTAGACTTCATTAGTTCCATCATATCCTTCCTGCAGTCCTAGCTCCTATTACGGAACCCCTCAGCTACGCTCGACCACAGCAAACAGACAGTCAGGGGGTGTGGCATCACcaacaagagacagagagtgctaAATGCTAATCCAGGACCAACCTCACCCTGTCAGTGCAGTTAGTCCTCCTTGCATTCTTATTAATACTCTCAAGGATACAGTGTACAAATGTCTGTTAATGCACTTACTAATTGCATTTTAGTTAGATAGGTACATAGTTTAGGTAGATAGATTAGGTAGATTTTGGTATTTATATGGATGGAATAGATGGTCAGAAACATTTTACGTAGATAAGTTGATAGATGCCTAGAGTTGCAGTTTTAGGATAAGGGAAATATTTTGGGCTATTTACTAATCCAAAGAGCCTCCCATTGTTGCACAATAGCGTACTGTATCTCAAATCAATTCATATCAGCACAGAAGAATGGCTTTTGGTCAATTCTAATGTAGGTATTCTTGGTCCAGCTGTTCTGTCTGAGCTCCTTTCAGGTATGAGTGATAAGGGATGTTGGCAGTAGATGGGGGGAAAAAGAACATTCCTAAACCATACTACTGGATAATAGCACAGTGCTTAGGGAGGAGTCAGATGGGCATCAAGTAAAGCAGCACTGGGTCTGTGATGGAAAGATTCAGCAAcgcctccatctctccagaCACCATTGTTCATAGAGTAACCCATTTATTTTATTATGATGTTGTTTGGAAGCACTTTTAGTCTTCGGCCTGGAATTCATCACAGTATTTTTTCTCacctacttaaaaaaaaaaaaaatcgccCTCAACTTTGTGTTTTGCAGATGTGCTTGCACTTTTACAATGTGATGTCAACAAGATGGCTAGCTAACTTTTTCTGCTAACACAAATTAAGGCTAAGTTTACAGATACTGTATTCAGTAGATGTCTTAAACATCCCAGGTTACAATACTCAATACTCTGGCTATACTGTACACTACACTTTAATCTCAAGCAGCCATTGTAGTTGTAACTGTATAGTCTTTGTTGTTTGCAATCTAATCTGTGTTTTAGTGCGACATTATTTTGTAATACTTAGAGCGATAACTCTTAATATAACATAAAAAGTTATATACTTTATGAATATTCATCAAAAGATGTgctgcaaaaaatatataatgtatCTAACAATATTTTTTAATGTTGTCTGTTTTCATCTCCTGTGTTCCTCTGTGAAATGTGTGGGAAAAGTACAGTTGGAAAAGTGATACTGCCATATGTCTGTTACTGAGTAAGCAGTGTatgttgtaaatgtgtgtgcctctttctcttcttgaGCTCTTTTATCTTCTAAGCGTCTCGATAACAGTTTACTCTTAACAGCCAGCAGCATTGAGAATGGCAACTATGTTGCCAGTTGTGTATATTATATAGAGAGATGCTACTCTACAAGGGttttggtgtatgtgtgtgctaaaCTTGTATTGATCATTTTATAGCACTGTCTTTTGAAATCAGCGATCTACTATGGATGTCAGAAAACCCCTATTTATAATGAAATGGGTAGATTGAGTAGCTAGGCAGCCCCCTGCCCATCATAACTACAGACCTACAATCAGTTTCATCGTATTGCACATGTGGTTGGGTGGGTAGGAAGGTAAAAAATAGCTTTAGAAACAGGTCCCAGATCAGTATTGTTATTGCCTTGATGTTGGAAAAGAATGTGTGGTGGGGAAACAACTGGTGATTGTATGAAGatgttattttatttgtgtTGAAATTTACAAACGCTAAACTCAGAAGTGTGTACCGTTTTTCCTCTGTGAGCATGCCTTCTTTGGTTCGATTAATGCACAGCTCCGAAACATTGATTTAGCGATGGAGTTAATTGGCTCTTAAAACCTTGCAACAGGTAACAACTTTTTGTTTGGAAAATGGCAAACATGAACTTGACAATGTTCTTTAGTTGTGTGAaaagcatatattatacatgtgaataattgagatatacagtatatggaaATTGTATAGAATGTATAACTGATGtataataaacattttaaaatgaactTGTCTTGGCCTTAAAATAAACTCATGTTTTCACTGAAGATAGCCTACTCTATATCTACAACGACAGGCCTATACACAAAATACATAACtgctgtgtttttgtatttttttctccaTTGTAACTCCATTACTTCCTTCAGGGTTCCTGCGGGGTCTTAAGTCTACAATTCTGAActtgaaatttaagaccttaaAACGTCTTAAAAACAGCCAGATTTTCATACAACATTTATGAAACTATGTGAAGTCCCACATCTCACATGACCATAATGCAACTTTTAAGTTAAtttggatttgaacccaggctgtTGTGCTCCTGCCCCAGCATGTCTGAAAGAGCATGCACACTAACCCAGGCTGTTGTGCTACTGCCCCAGCATGTCTGAAAGAGCATGCACACTAACCCAGGCTGTTGTGCTACTGCCCCAGCATGTCTGAAAGAGCATGCACACTAACCCAGGCTGTTGTGCTACTGCCCCAGCATGTCTGAAAGAGCATGCACACTAACCCAGGCTGTTGTGCTACTGCCCCAGCATGTCTGAAAGAGCATGCACACTAACCCAGTGAGCTAACAGGGGAGCCCTGCTTGCTTCTGGTTTTCTGACACCCCAACTCTGCAGGTTGTTACAACTAGATAGTTCAATGTCAAATTTAAATGTTGAGTGGAGATTGGTACGATCCctgatagctcagtggttgaggATGTGGGCTATTATGTGAGGGGTCTTGTGTTCAAATCTGGCTGAAAAATCTTCTTACAGCTCAAATTATGCTCTTGGAAAAAACTCGACGATAAAACTGATAAAAGGTACATTTCTTTTTAGAGTCCTGTTTAAGCCTTTCCTGGTTGGACAGTTGGGTACCTGGAAAGACAGTTGGGAGAGGGGATTTGGACAGTTGGGGAGAGCGCTGCGGTTACAGGGATCTGGCACTACGCTCtgtgctggatttgaacccaagTTGTTTTGGTGTAGGCCCTTGTTCTCAACCCACTACACAgggtccccccctctctcttgaaTCGCttgaagactgaatcgcgattcatatgtgaatcgatttttcccccacccctagtaCTTCGTGCTGAATGAAGTAAAATTAGGTTGTtaatgtgattgctttatctgtaaattaaattaatgctttttcaaTGACTTAATTCATTGAAATAACAATATTATTGGGGTAATGCAtcgtgtaggtcttaaatttcagtctttatggtcttaaaagggtcttaaatttgacttactgaaatctGCAGGAACCCTGTTTCTTATAAATGCACGTCATATATTATCTCAGTCCAGCGCTACATTATGGAATCCTTcattctctctgctgctgccttTGGAATGCTGAGACTCCTGTCTGTCATTCTGGTCGCCAGGACGATCACTCTTCCCCCGACTCCAGATTTTTTTCCATTTGGTCGTGGGTGCTAGGGAGGGGGTGGGCAGAGGGACAGGGGTTGGGGAGCGGGTATGGACAGGGGTTGAAGGGACcaaaggggtggaggagaaaacCATGCGGGTTGTTGGAGGTGGTTTGGAGACAGAGATACTGGCTGGTCTCTGAATGGGCTGTTTATTGGTCCTTCTCAGTAGCCCTGAACGAGAGGGCTTCTTCTGGCATTCCTCTGCCTGTTGTTGGCTCtggagatggtggtggaggaTTATCTGGACATCCTCCtaaaacacagacaacacaaactGTCAGTAACCAAACATGGCCAAACGCAGTAGTATAAGTATGGGTTTGTTTGAGTCAGTTTGAGGATGATGTTATACTGATAAAACAAAGACAAATCTACCCAACAAAGTGGACAGTTATTATTCACTAGGTTCTCGTAGCCTATTGCCAGATGGCCACTCCGACCTCCAGGGTTTTAAGCTAGTATTGTTCTGCCTCAGTGCACAGTACACAACTTTTGTCGGTCAATTAAAACACAGATGTGATTGTGTGTCTCCGAAAATAGTTGCAGATACTACttatgttttttctttactccacTAACATTCTAACACCTGCTGAGACCCACATGTTTATGATCCTTTCACTAATAAAACATATGGTCAAACCATTTTTTGATAGTCTTAGTTTTCCTCTGACATTGATTCTTTCTCATTGGACATCCTCAAAACAATTACCTTCCAGGCTTCTAGTTCCAGGGACATCTCCAGTCTTTTCTGTACTTCCTCCAAGAGATGGTTGTTAAGTGACATCATCTCTGTCTTACTGCGCAGAAGTTCCGCCTCCATGGCCTTCTTCCTGTTCATCAAAATCACAATCACAGATTATTTGTTTTCTGTTACAAGAGAACCTGCcactgtttgtgtatgtgtgtggtgactCACTTTTCCATGGCTTCATCTCTGTCCCTTAAAGCCTGCTGGAATACAGAGCTGTCTTCAACACCTTTGCCCTTCCGTGACCCACGTTTGCAATCCTGAGAAAATAATGGTTGCAAGGGTTATGATGGTGTTCATTTCAACAAGTCGGAAGAAATATTGTCATCTTGATCACTAAGTGTGGTGCAGGGTACAGAAGAGGAACTCTGAACTGTTCTTAAGGTTTATGGGTTACTGAGTGCATGTGTATGGCTTACTCCTCACCTGTGCGGTGTGGTTGATTGCTAACTTGCGTGCTACATTCTGTAACTTGATCAGTGCAGAGTCAAGGCGGTTCTCTTGATCCAAGGGTTCTACTGGCACGTACTCTGTTTCTGTTAGAGGAAGCAGCAACCTCAAAACAGACAGAACCTCCTCCGTGACctatagacacagagagaacatTTTAGAATGATGGAATTAAAACTTTCATGGATTGTTATtaatttttctgtgtgtgtctgtgtgtgtgatacctTTTCTTTGTGTTGGCCCCATCGAGGTCCATCTTTGTTCTCCTGTAGTTTGTCTACCTGAGCCTTCAGTCTCAGACTGCGTCTGCGAGACAGCTCCACCTCCCGACGCACCTCCTtcaactacacccacacacaactattcaaacCAGTGCATCAAACAACATTCCACTTGAACaaagtataaaaaaaatgtCCTGCTACACAAGATTCTTGAAGTAATCCGTGTAAACATCTAGACACCACTGACTCAGCTAATATAAATCCCATTGTCCCTTAACATTCATACCCCAAGGCACAAACAGCTAAGTTTCACTGACAAAGAggagaaataaatatataaacactatatTTTCGATCATGATCACAGATCAAGACCATTAAGTACATTAAGCACACATAGTTTAAGCACAGATGCATGTTCTGCATTAGATAAAAGACATCTTAATATGTAAACCCAAACCCGACACAGAATACTGGTTTGTTCAGGGAGCAAACATGCGCTTCCCTTTGCAGTTTGTCACCCTTATGAAAAACCGACTCTTCTCTTACTGTGTCTGAGACGGGTCCTAGAGTTCTCCGGCGGGTAAGAGGTCTGCCACTGCTGATCAGGTCCGGTAAGGCTCTCTCTATGTAGCTCATCTGGGACAAGCTCTCCCCTTCCCTGACAGCCTCTCCTGGATCACAACCCACTCCCTGCCTGACCGTCATCAAACTGTctggaccctctccctccatagCACTGAGCAGACCGACATGACAATCTCCCTCCATGGTCAGTGTGGGGACACGGCAGTCAGTGACTGTGGTTGAATCATTCAATTCCAGGCACTCTATTTTCGGACAGGGCCAACAGTCACCGGCCACAGTTAATGATTCAGCACAGACGTCCCGAGGAGTTGATCCATCTGAGTCCACTTCCTCTTGTTCTTCTTCCTCTTGCTCAGGGTTGTCTTCTTCTTGTGTCACCGTTAGGCTTTCATTGACCTGTGGCTCAAGATGTGTCAGCATCGTAGGTCTTGTGGTTGGACTGCCTCTGATCGAGTCAGATGTATGAGGTTGGTCCTCCAGTGGGTAGCA
Coding sequences within:
- the abhd11 gene encoding protein ABHD11; this translates as MSVLCRIIQRGLLNGRTSCRFATGQRDIFGGVPLMSRSVASNCPVNLTYDVFDGKGENTPLVFLHGLFGSKSNFHSIAKSLVQRTGRKVLTVDARNHGTSTHNPELTYEAMTSDLKHLLAQLHIGKCVLIGHSMGGKVAMTTALSQPSLVERLVVVDISPAQTTTRTNFRSYIQAMKDVKISSDIPRSTARRMAEDQLRKLVKEHSVRQFLLTNLVEQNGQYAWRVNLDAISAHLDDIMSFPDFPNTYEGPTLFLGGASSAYISSDDYPEIQRLFPCADIQYIPDASHWIHADKPLDFISSIISFLQS
- the bicdl2l gene encoding bicaudal-D-related protein 2-like, with translation MEESVSFSVLNQRLRPQLTAMERLCYPLEDQPHTSDSIRGSPTTRPTMLTHLEPQVNESLTVTQEEDNPEQEEEEQEEVDSDGSTPRDVCAESLTVAGDCWPCPKIECLELNDSTTVTDCRVPTLTMEGDCHVGLLSAMEGEGPDSLMTVRQGVGCDPGEAVREGESLSQMSYIERALPDLISSGRPLTRRRTLGPVSDTLKEVRREVELSRRRSLRLKAQVDKLQENKDGPRWGQHKEKVTEEVLSVLRLLLPLTETEYVPVEPLDQENRLDSALIKLQNVARKLAINHTAQDCKRGSRKGKGVEDSSVFQQALRDRDEAMEKKKAMEAELLRSKTEMMSLNNHLLEEVQKRLEMSLELEAWKEDVQIILHHHLQSQQQAEECQKKPSRSGLLRRTNKQPIQRPASISVSKPPPTTRMVFSSTPLVPSTPVHTRSPTPVPLPTPSLAPTTKWKKIWSRGKSDRPGDQNDRQESQHSKGSSRENEGFHNVALD